A section of the Streptomyces xinghaiensis S187 genome encodes:
- a CDS encoding IS110 family transposase, translating into MIDIDETGVFLGLDVGKSSHHGHGLTPAGKKVFDKPLPNSEPKLRAVFDKLRDKFGRVLVIVDQPASIGALPLTVARDAGCQVAYLPGLAMRRIADLYPGEAKTDARDAAVIADAARTMPHTLRSLDLTDEITAELTMLVGFDQDLAGEANRTSNRIRGLLTQFHPSLERVLGPRLDHPAITWLLERYGSPAALRKAGRRKLVEVIRPKAPRMAQRLVNDIFTALDEQTVVVPGTGTLDVIVPSLAKSLATVHEQRRALETQIETLLEAHPLSQVLTSMPGIGVRTAAVLLTTIGDGSSFPTAAHLASYAGLAPTTRQSGSSIHGEHAPRGGNRQLKRAMFLSAFAALHDPASRTYYDRCRARGKTHTQALLRLARHRISVLFAMLRDGTFYEPRTPRLA; encoded by the coding sequence ACGGACTCACCCCGGCCGGGAAGAAGGTGTTCGACAAGCCGCTGCCCAACAGCGAACCGAAACTGCGGGCCGTCTTCGACAAGCTCCGTGACAAGTTCGGCCGGGTGCTGGTGATCGTGGACCAGCCCGCCTCCATCGGCGCCCTGCCGCTGACCGTCGCCCGCGACGCGGGCTGCCAGGTCGCCTATCTGCCCGGGCTGGCGATGCGCAGGATTGCCGACCTCTACCCGGGTGAAGCCAAGACCGACGCCCGCGACGCGGCCGTTATCGCGGACGCTGCACGCACCATGCCCCACACCCTGCGTTCCCTCGACCTCACGGACGAGATCACCGCCGAGCTGACCATGCTGGTCGGCTTCGACCAGGACCTGGCCGGCGAGGCCAACCGCACCTCCAACCGCATCCGCGGCCTGCTCACCCAGTTCCACCCCAGCCTCGAACGCGTCCTGGGACCCCGCCTGGACCATCCCGCCATCACCTGGCTACTGGAGCGCTACGGCTCCCCGGCCGCCCTGCGCAAGGCCGGCCGCCGCAAACTCGTCGAGGTCATACGGCCCAAGGCCCCGCGCATGGCCCAGCGACTCGTCAACGACATCTTCACCGCCCTCGACGAACAGACCGTCGTCGTCCCGGGAACCGGCACCCTGGACGTCATCGTGCCCTCGCTGGCCAAGTCGCTGGCCACCGTCCACGAACAACGCCGCGCACTGGAAACCCAGATCGAGACCCTGCTGGAGGCTCACCCTCTTTCCCAGGTCCTGACCTCGATGCCCGGCATCGGCGTCAGGACCGCCGCAGTCCTCCTGACCACCATCGGCGACGGCAGCTCCTTCCCCACCGCCGCCCACCTCGCCTCCTACGCCGGCCTCGCCCCCACCACCCGACAGTCCGGATCCTCCATCCACGGCGAACACGCCCCCAGAGGCGGAAACCGACAGCTCAAACGCGCGATGTTCCTCTCCGCGTTCGCCGCCCTCCACGACCCCGCCTCCCGCACCTACTACGACCGCTGCCGAGCCCGGGGCAAAACCCACACCCAAGCCCTCCTCCGCCTCGCCCGCCACCGCATCAGCGTCCTCTTCGCCATGCTCCGCGACGGCACCTTCTACGAACCCAGAACCCCACGACTCGCTTGA